A stretch of the Ananas comosus cultivar F153 unplaced genomic scaffold, ASM154086v1, whole genome shotgun sequence genome encodes the following:
- the LOC109706260 gene encoding uncharacterized protein LOC109706260, with product MRGIRRFGLRGKLSPRYLGSFEVLEQVGAVAYKVALPPRLAGVYDVFHISNLRKYIHDPEHVLSFEPSEIQKDMTYEEYPAYIIDREVRKLQNREILYVKIRWSNYDDRKATWELESAIREHYPHLFNELN from the coding sequence atgaGAGGAATTAGACGGTTTGGGCTccgggggaagctaagtccccggtaccttgGATCGTTTGAGGTGTTGGAGCAGGTCGGCGCGGTGGCATACAAggtagcattaccaccgaggcttgcgggagtatACGACGTGTTCCATatatcgaatctccgcaagtatattcatgaccccgagcatgtCCTCTCGTTTGAGCCGTCGGAGATTCAAAAGGACATGACCTACGAGGAGTACCCGGCGTACATTATCGACCGAGAAGTGAGAAAACTACAGAACCGTGAGATTCTGTATGTTAAAATTCGTTGGAGTAACTATGATGATCGgaaagctacttgggagctcgagagcgccATACGGGAGCATTACCCTCATCTCTTCAATGAGCTGAATTGA